The following nucleotide sequence is from Coffea eugenioides isolate CCC68of chromosome 3, Ceug_1.0, whole genome shotgun sequence.
aggggtaattgaatccgtaattgttcgttatctctatctcagtagcaactagcgtaattgggtttatgtcaggggaatatacgatctaacttaaacaaaccctcgtagcgtgtttgttagttaggattgggcctttctaattattaatgcaatctagaaattaaatcctacggtcgtacctagggttgtttttgggtcagagaaatagctaacggtcgtaccttagctatcgataaattaaggaaaggttggttgtttatcgcgtgcatgacaactataaccaatctattaataaaagtTGGAATTATCTacgaatcaatgatcagtgcatgaaccatttctgaagtgtaccattggctagagttttcccttaattatttctcttaatcaattattttctgcagttaatttatttagttagcatttaatccaaaaccccccatactttgaactctagaagaaacgaattatccccagtccctgtggattcgaccctactcaccgctatatacaaaatctgtatttttctcgagtaggtatttattattgcacaggctgacgacctgtcaattggttatagttgccatacacgcgataaacaactaatttttccttattttttcgatagccaaggtacgaccgttaactattttcttaaccaaaaaataatcctaggtacgataataggatttaatttcttaattgcattaagaattagaaaagcccaactctaaccaacaaacaggctacgagggtttgtttaaattaaatCATATGTTTCTCTAACATGGGACCAATCACGCTAGTGGCCACTAGTATTAATCGATCAATCAATTACgaattcaatcaattaatctgacaatagattattaggttaattcaaATATCGGACCCGTGATATTTAAATAATACAACAATCATAAAAAGTTAAACCAGAAAACGTAtgaataccaatgaataaaagaaataaataaaagtaattCAATCTCATAGATGTTTGGAACCGAGTTTTCAAGTTGATCTTTgactaaaaaaagaaattccGCTACTCTCTATTGAGAGTAACCCACGCAATTCCATTGAAGGAAATTGCATAAATGttcaacaaaagaagaaaaacaaagaaatgaaaaaagcGAAGAGAAAAGCCAGGCGGCTCTTATTCTTCAAGGCCAAAGAGTCCCTCGCAATTGTCTTTCTCCCCAAGTACTAATCAAACGGACCCGGcctttttttcttcctattttctagtttccaaaataaattaaacttcCTAATTTTCCTAAAAAGAAGATATTTCCTAATAATCTAAGATGTTTCCCAACTGTATTTGGAAACATGCTTTGTAAGTCTTCAACTTGAATCAGGAAACTGCCACGCGCGAATCCGAATTTCTCTAGACTTGACAGCAATTCTTGGAAAATTACCCCTTTTATCACATTTTACTCATTTTCCTACAATTgacaccattaaccaaatataagtagaatctatcaattaaaataatatttagcTCAAATCAatggaaaaataattataaatttatgaCAAAAATGTAACCTATCAACTTTTCTATAATCCAGTAGCTTTTTTGTACTCAATGATATGAATAATTGGATTATTGGCAATGATGATTTCTTCCATCATCATCAACAACAGTAACATATTTGAGTGATAGAAGGAAGGAGACACCTACCTTGATTAGCATATATGAATGATAGAAGATTACAATTTAATGGTCATGGATGAAATAGTTTGGCCACAATATATGGCCTGGTCAAGAagaattgttttccttttttttttgttatcttttccttttttttttatcaagggCTCGtcttttaaaaaattatgaaGGTTATTATAGTTATTGTCTGtcatcaagggaggtaagtgtaatattaaaaaatttcaaGGGAGCTCAGTGGGATTGTCAagaacctcaggggaggtttctgaaattatcccataatgTAATTGTTATTTTCATCCTATTTGTCACTCACTACAAACGATGACCTAATTAATTGAGACTAACGATGACCTAAAACTTGCAATTCTTCTTTCAAAATAAACTAATGCAACTTGACTTGGTAGAGGTAAGGAAACGGAAAATAAAATGTATAAGCAATGCATATGTATACATGCATTTGTCCCACGGTACGACAATAGACGTTAGATTAGCATCTAGTTACAATTTTCTTCTTATCACTTTAAGTTCACCTTGTATAATGCAGTTGTTGTTTTCATCCTATTTGTCACCTGTCTGACGATTATTCTATTCTAATAGTGATAACAACATGATTTGAGCATCAGAAAATTTGGTGTGGTATGGAAAGAAGGAAAGATACAATATTAATTTAGACACGACCATAGCCTGATATACAAGACATAATCCTTGATTAGTGTGGTATTGACacgagaaagaaaaaaatggaattaGTGTGGATTTAATAAGACTTTCAATCAGATTTAAAAGATTTAATAAGACTTTGATTATCTTTTGTTAATGTATTGCTCTATTGGGCTTCTTTGTGGTGCAGGTAAGAACTTAAAAGCATAAGCCGACACAAAATTGGTTGTTAAATTGATTTTAAATTCATGATATAGAACGCCCCCTTAAGTTTAAGAAATTGGTATCTTTTTATATCCCTTTGACAtgttcatattttttttctttctatccttgaaaatattaaattttgcaCCGGAGCTTTTTTACAAAAGTATAAGAACGCCCCCTTAAGTATACTTATTTACTATTCTTGCCTCCTTTCCCAAAATGTTAACCTCTAATTCCAGCAATGGTTCGATTCATTTCTGTTGGATCGAGATCAGTGGCGGAGCTAGGAACTaatttgggggggggggggggaagggtACGGTGAGTCTCTGTTATTTGGATCAAGTCCAAATAACTTTCAAACATTTTGTTTTGACCCTTGGGGGACAAATTGaattttttgatcaatttttgggggtcaaaacataataataaaaatttttttacttagaattttttttttaacaattggaGGGGGGCAGCCAATTTTGGGGGAGGGGGGTGAGCCTCTGTTATTTGGATCAAGTCCAAATAACTTTCAAACATTTTGTTTGGGCccttggggggacaaagtgaattttttgatcaatttttgagGGGGCAaaacataataataaaaacttttttacttagaaatttttttttttaacaattggaAGGGGGGGCAGCCGCCCCCCGGCCCCCCTTTCCCTCCGCCCCTGACTACAATTTCATTCTATAAATACCATCTCCCGTCGCATTGCTTAGCACCCCAGATCCTCTTCAAGAACTACACATTTCTTCAAACCCTTTGTTCCTGAAGAGAACTTTTGTTTATTCCCAAACACCAACCAAGGCATCATGGCCCCTCTCACTTGTGATTATGAGGTCCCCTGCTCAATCCCTCCTGCAAGGTTGTTCAAGGCCTTCTTCCTTGATGACCACCTCATTACCAAGATGCTGCCACAGGCCATTAAAAGCGTGGAAATCGTTGAAGGAGATGGAGGAGTGGGATCCATCAAGTTGATCACTTTTGGTGAAGGTTAGTTCTAAATATTCACTTAATAatcatttcattattttttgTCCATAAattcttataattatatatatatatattgaactTTGTTGAATGTTTAGGTAGTCATTATAAGGGTTTAAAACAAAGAGTCGATGGAATTGACAAAGACAACTTCACCTTCAGCCATACTATTCTTGAAAGTGGTGCCTTCAGTGATAAGATTGAAAAAGTAGCTAACGTGATTAAAATCGAAGCTTCAGCTGATGGAGGGTCAATCTGTAAGACCACCAGCACATGCCACCTCAAGGGCAATACCGAAGAACAAATTGAGGGAGCAAAACAGGAAATTAAGGCAGCAAAAGAAACGTCCTCAGCCATGTTCAAGGCTGTGGAAGCCTACCTCATCGCAAATCCTGATGTATACAACTGATCAATGCTGCTTCATATATGTCCACATACTTGTTGGATGATTGAAATAAACATATTGAGGATCTGTTTTCTTTGGTAGCTCTTTTCCTGAGCTTCAATTGTTGGGTAATGCGATTTTAATGTATCATCAAAGTGTGTTTTGCTTGTAATATTTTACCGGTCATCAATAATAAATCTTGTTTGAAGCTTTGATTTATGACTGCGCCGTGAGTGACACCTAAATTTTTAATGCCTATGTTGAAATTTGAAGCACCCCTATTGATTGGAGAATCCTTAGGAGATATCATCACCCTTTTAGCAATTGCCCAAAATTTGCTTAGTGACGAAAATGATGGTTTAATAAGGTTAAGAAATGTCAAAAGTTGGCTAGTTCTTCAGTGTCTGTGGAATCCATAGTTTCTGTTAATTATAAATGTCTACAATTGTTGCATCATTGACTATTAGCACCCATAAGTATGCTTATGTCATTGACTATCTAGCCTCCAACTCGGATGGAGTGCtaagaaaatacaagaaaaatgaaaattttgttttaaaaaacaGCCATCTATAGTTATTTATACAATTATTACTAAAGTGGTCCAATCAAACCCCTTTTTGAGTATAAGGGATTTCAAACCGAATTTAGCAACTTTCACACTCGATTTTGCCAGTAAGAAGATGTCACCCAGTGGCGGAGGTAGgaactaattttttttgggggggggggggggggtgagTCTCTGTTATTTGGATCAAGTCCAAATAACTTTCAAACATTTTGTTTGGACCCTTAGGGGGCAAATTGaattttttgatcaatttttcgGGGGGCAaaacataataataaaaaaaattttacttagattttttttttaacaattggaGGGGGGCAGCAAAttttgggggagggggggggggggtgagCCTCTGTTATTTGGATCAAGTCCAAATAACGTTCAAACATTTTGTTTGGGCCCTTGGAGGgcaaagtgaattttttgatcaatttttggggggcaaaacataataataaaaatttttttacttagaaatttttttttttaacaattggaGGGGGGGCGGCTGCCCCCCCTggccccccccccccttccctCCTCCCCTGATCGAGATCAAGGACCTGCTCAAGTTACTTAACACGGGTTCTCCATGGACAGATATTAACTTTCTGTTTTTGTGTTCAAATAGAAGAGCAATTTATGGTCCACAATTTCAAGCACACATGAATTTTTTACGAATAAATTCACAAACCTTCACTAGGGTCCAGGAAGTCAATAATTCATTGACATGGGCAAATGTGCTAACGAAGATTAAGGGAGGTAAGTCCAATATGAAAAATAGAAGGAGCTAAGTGAAATTGTCATTAATCACACTCGAGGTATGTACAATTCCCTATTCATCTTATCATTACTTTTTTGCCGTTtaatctttcattttctttaatGTAAACACAATCAACAATTCAGGAaaccaattttcaatttttgcaaagGTTGCACAGTTAACTCGCATAGCCCTTTATATTTCACAAATCCCTCAAATTGAAGCTTGTAGTGAAACATTTAAACTTTTTCcactaagaaaaataaaaagtaaaagtttATCCTAAAAAGTAGCTACTACAAATATGATTCATAATTATTCATCCGGTTGCATCAAATTGAAACTTAAGATGATATGATAATGCCCTTTTGGTTTAAGACAACTAACTTTCCTTTTTGGTTTCAGTTAATCTCTAGccaaatcaccaaaaaaaaaaagaaaaagaaatgtagcATCAACTTTGTTTAGATCTTAATCCTGAGTCATGATCAATAATTATGTTTCACCAGAGAAGTAGATTTGAGAACCACTACCATTGGCATACTTGACATGGAGTTAATTAATTTTCATTGTTCGGACACGACAAAGTTTTAACTTTAAAATCATGAAAGCCATGGATGAATACAGAAGTTTCTCTACTCCCACTGCTCAGAAGTTAAAATTCAAGAAAGATACTTCGTCACAGATAGAAATTAACAAAATACTCAACTTtgaattattgacaaaaaaaaaaggaaattttgaaattgacaTACTAAGTTTCACAAAATgttttggagaaaatttcttattccaCAGATGTTATGGATGATTTCTAAATGTTAGGGAAAAGTGAGTTCGGACTTGGGAGAGTATAATAGCAGGTGAGGTGAGCCATGggtaaagaaaaagaagagagaaggaGAGGCTATCTTGAAttctttttccctttcattttcaaaattgtGGTGATTTCTTTCAAGTTTagtgtaaatttttgaaacctttgTTATTGATATTTGGGTATTGAAAAGGATAGCTACATTATTTCTAATTAAGCAACATGGTCCCTCTCCATGATTTGGACAAACCTCAAGGGCatattcatgattttaattctGTTAGCCGGGATTGGATGCCATTACCAGCAGAGAGGTGAATGCTATTTAGCTGAATTTTAGGGCCTGATCCTCAAGTTGGACAAACTTTGCTGAAAAATAAATGTAATTAATCCTAATCTAAAAGCGATGAATCTTATCTACAAACTGTGAATGAAGATGATGCAAATCTAAAGCAGGGATAAAAGAAACTTAAGCCTGTGCTAAACAAAGTAATGGAGAAAGTAATAGTATCTGGGACTCGGAAATCCCTCAAGTTTGTAGAATTCTAGCacaaataactttttttttttaaaaaaaaatagagaatcAATAGTAACTTATCACTTATTCTTGTGATGATTTGAACTCATACCTCTATAGTAGTGGTTTGAGGCGTTGACTTTTTGGTTTCAAATAAAGCGTTTTACCAACTAGATTATATTTCATTGTGTCTAATACAATGATGGTTTTTTTTTAAGGGTGTCCTGTAGGAAGTGGACCCCGCAGACTATTTCTCACCCTCCACAACTTTTAGTTATTAGTAGGTATGAAGAGTAGAACCGATTACGCTTAAGCTTTATATCGTAGAACGTACAGCACCAGAACATTTGTCCTGTTCAATTTCAGCTACTTAGCCCCTAAACAAATAAATTAGAATGGATAAAGAAAATTGCTTTGTCACAATGGACGGTTGCTTCTTGTAGTAAACAATAATAGAACCATATGGTGGGACTATGTTAACCAAGAAGGATTTTGGAAGTAAATGATCTCTTATAGAGCTCAGGGTACGTGGGATTTTTATAAAATCgagaataattaaataattcagataaaataaatgaataaaaactAAATGACAGTTTATTAAAATTGAAGTAATAATAGACATACTCTAGTTAAGAAAAAACTTCGAACATGGTTCGCTTAATAGATCATGGATGCAACAATAATTTCATTAATTATTCactgataaacaagttataactgccaaagAAGTGATGATAATTAATTTCTTCCTACTATATTGGTGATTAAGGTACAACTGTTAACCATTActctaatcaagaaataactctAAGTACGATCTCAGAGttaaatttttcaattgccttaAAAATTAGAGAATTCCTATTCTAACTAAATAACATGCTACAAGGCTTATTTTAAATTAGTCCATATATTTctctgacacaaatccaatcatgttAGTTACCACTATtttaaagcaattaaataattacagATTTAATTGCTCTAATTAGTTCTAGGTTATTAGATTAATTTAAGTACCGGACCCTTGATATTGAAATAACATAAcaaccataagaaattaaatcagagAATATACGAATAccagtaaataaaagaaataaatataattaattcGATATCACAATTTTAGTTGAACCAAATCCTACGTTGTTTGTTGACTAGATTGAAGAGCTTAGTCCATCTCCGTTGAAAAAATCCCACACAAATTAGTTGAACTAATTGACATGACTATTCTCCAAATATGAGATAAAGTATCACcagaaagcaaaaaagaaataaCTTTGGTTCTTGTCTcttcccaaaaagaaaaaaaaagtcaacAACCATGATAATCCAGTTCCTACTAGAAAAAATAGACATGGACTATCACATTTGTTTTGTTTCCTACTCCTACTAAACTACTATTCCTAAACAAAATCAAATTGACAACAAGTAAATATCTCTTATCCAAAAAAAAGTCATAATAATCCTAATAGATAAATAGACTAATATCCTAATAAGAGTAGGAGACCCTCTGTCTGCTGAAGCATCCGATTCTTGCAACTCCAATTCACGATTGGAGATCACGTGCCAAATCCCGAACTTGCCAGACGTGCAAGTAAGACTTTGACGGCCCCATGCTGAATTTCACAAAAATTTAGTTAAAAATCATATCGTTAATTTCTTTTTATTCCGAATCCCTACAACAAACACCAATTATCAAATATAAATAGAATCCaccaattaacacaatatttggtaaaaattaagaagaaaaatcataaattaaatgataaaatacAACCTATCAGAAAGCGTAAAAGACTGCATTAAAATGATGTCAAATTTCATTGATAAGCATATTCGTTCCATGTTATTTGGTTTATATGCTTATCAATGAATCAAGTTgtttggttttctttcttttttcttttttgctttgtAGCTGAATCAAAACAACTAAGTTTTTTATGGTCCATCATCAATTTTCAAGTTAAGGTTAGGTTTATGTGAAAGAGAAGTATAAAAATTAAACTTGCCATTCTACTTTCATAAACTTGTGGGTTAATAACAAAATCATTCTTGCTTTAAATTCACTTCCAACTGCAAAATTCTAGGTCCTATACTTGTAACTTATGGTTGACCTGCTTAATTTGGTACGTTTAAACGCGATCGTGCTTGTAATCATTATTGTTGTTTTCATCATATCGTACATATCATTTGACATTTGTAATTTCTTTCTGTATCTAATGAAtgcagtatatatatatatatatatatatatatatatatatattacagcATGATTAGCGCTTTTGTACTCAACTATACTACAGTGTTGACAGGCTAGCTTTAAGGCATTGAAATTTAATATTTTCGACATGATTGTAGCATGAGACAGACAACAAACTAAAGAAGATTATCATATTTCGAAAGAAATTATTTATGTTCCCAAGATTCTCAGTTCAAGTTGAGCAGATAAATCCTCGATTGGTATGAGATTGACCCTCGAGAAGAGGGAAAGAGTCCATCAAATGATAAGAAGCAAACCTCGTGGATTTGATTATATAATCTGCCATAATAATTCtaagggataatatcagaaacctccctgaggtttctaacaatttcacaaaGCTTCccttaatattttaaaattacacatacctcccttaTTGCTGCAAAAGTACTATACTACCTCTATATAGGATACTTAAtgacattttttttcaaaactttcaataactccaagaaaaatcaaaattgacttATTCTATCTTTTTCTCTCCCTCATGCTTCCTCTTTTCTACCTTCctctttcttccatttcttttttGCTAAATTCCTGCCACCTATTCCTCTCTAcctaatatttttcctccaattcaaaatcaaattctaTTTATCATCCCTTACCCATATTTATCCCCCaccttccttcttcttcttcttttttttttaatctctatTGTCATCTCTTTTTTGCAAATATGATTAGGTTCAtcatttttatccttttaaTTCTAAGTGTAATGGGTTTGATTTTTCTGTGTctatttattttatccaatgttGGTTGATTATAGGTGATAAAACTTAGTGAtgtcaaaagtcaagaatttgAGGGATGGATGGGCTTTAGAAATGGgtggttaaaaaaaatataggctGTAAAGAGAGGAAGACGGAAGAGCTATGTTATTGATTGTTGATGAAGTGTTAGTTTTGGGTAAAATTTGAGGTCGTGTTTATCCAATTTAGCACCAAGtgacggatttaattgacttgTGTAGTAAATGTAGGGGTTGGGGCTATTGGACATAAATTAGGTTTGTAGTGTTTTGAGTGCTAGaattattgtaatttattttgatttaaattGGGGTGTTTCCTTGGCTTTTGTGGTGGCGTTGCTTGGAAGAAGGCAATCATCatagttgaattttttttccaaacttttattttttggtagaAAGTGTTTGTTGGCTTTGGTGTTGGAAGAAAGGAATCAACAAagctctttttatttttccttttttatgtttttgacaAGAAGGGCAGTTTAAGATATTTGAAGGAATTGGTAACTTATTGGGCCTATTTTGAAGCATAAATAGTGAAAGCAAGGGAGGtgagtgtaatttttgaaacctaaGGGAGCTTCTTGAAATTGTTAGAGACCTcaagagaggtttctgaaattatccccaatTCTAACCTCAGCTACAActtgacaaaaaataaataagctTAGATAAGACTGGTTGTTTTGTTCACCAGTTCTTTCTGGtgcaagcaagaaattgaaagCATAACATATGCTAAGATTGGtgtttattttttcctttgagGTAAATAAGATTGGTTGTTTGTTGCTATTTGCTGGTGTAATTTTGTAGTACATGTCAGACTTAGATTTATTGCAGCAAGACATATACATCAAATATGGGAATCAATTGTGTTCAATAGAATTATTTGCAAATGACTATTTGTTCTACACAAGAATTTGTCTAATGACTTTTACAAATTCTGATCCCACAAGACCCTCAATTTGAAGCTCTAGAAAGACAAAAACTAAAAGTTTTTCATGAAAAAGATCTACTGCCAATATATGCTTCATAGTTGTCCCTTTTTCCTTTATAGGTAATATGCTTCGTAGATATTCATCTGTTCACATCCAATAAATTCAATTTTAACAGACTTAATTATACCTCTGGTTGTAGACTGTATTAgcccatttttcattttttttaaaagatgaTTGTAGACCTTATTAGcccatttttttcatttatttggaTTGAAAATTTCAGCAAACTTTGAAACTTGGTGTAAATGTAACGCAGTTATTAAAGGAGTGGAagaatggaaaaaaattaaataaatgaaaaaaacttttttagttATAGACTCCTTGAATTATTGGCAACTGTGTTTACTTAATACAACCGCGACTAATGGACAATGGAATAGCATTGGAGACTTTACAAAACAGGCAAAGTTGTAAAAGTGAAACATGCAGAAAGCAAGTTATCTAATATGTTGCCTAATAAAAAGTTTATCTATTATGTTGAAATACAAAACTGAAAATAGCACAGCAAAAATTGTCAAATTTCACCTTATATAGACGATCCGAAGcgttttaaaaatgaaaatgttGCTCCAGCTTGCTAAAACAAATTGGAGACAACGAGAATCAGAATAAAATGTTAATTCTAGTTCCCAAAATTTAGCTTAACTCTTATGGACAGTAACCAAGTAATCATGAGATTCTTAATTTAACCTTTACCATTTCGATTTCCTCTTGTAAGGTTTGAAATCTTTCCTTGATCCATTTGTTAATTCTTGAAAGAAACAACAGTAAAATAAAAGAGTATTCGTGTTCACATTTGGATTATTTCATACTCCATTCTTATCCAATAACAAAACTAGTCATACATTtgttttacttctcaaaaaattttaatgagGGCAAAGCTAAAACTTTATCAGAATTGTACGAGTGACAACATAGTTTTCAGGATGAGGGGCCTGGACGGTTGTCTCTGACAACCGTCAGGCAGTTCACGGCCTGGATGAGGCTTCAAAAATTTGTGTGGCTCAGATCACGTtttgtaactcgattttcacgcCGTGTGGGACCCACAAAAATGTTGTTCTAGTGTTACTCGCTATTGTTCTATTGTTACACCTTGTACAAATGATGTTACACCATGTACAAATGGTGTTACACCTTCCGGAGCGGTTGTCAGAACAACCGCTCCAGCCCCGCGTCCTAGTTTTCATGGGGCAGCCCCACATTAAATCTGCCACTGCTATCAGCATTGTCATAATTGTTATTGTCACCTGCCTGACGATTATTGTACTCTACAACATGGATGACAGCAAGATTTGAGTATTAAAATGTATCAACCAGAGGAGGAAAGATcgattaatttagacatttgaTGACAGCATGATATAGAGAGATTATCATTGATTAGTGTGATACTGACCCGAGAactaaaaaaattgaaataatgtGACTATAACCCCCTGATTAGTGTGGAATTGATTATGTAGTCAGCACTATGGTACAGGTAAGAACTTCAAAGCATAAACTGACACAAGACTGGTTGTTAGATGCAAAAATATGGACTTTCCGTGTACCAATAAGAGATACATTTAAAGTCCAAGATTTCATGCGCACATGAAATATTTGTTTCAAACAGATTCACAAACCTCAGCTCAAGGTTCAGGAAATTAATATTTCATTGATTTGGGACAAATGTGCTAATAAAATTCATAATAAGGGATTaagttcattttgaaaaatagagggtgctaagtgaaATTGTCATAAGTCTCACTCGAACTTTGTACAATCTATCCCAAGTCAAGATTTGGCAGAGTTGCAAAACTTACCATGTAGTTTGGCCAAATTACAGTTATACTTCATAAATAGCCAAATATTTTTCAAGTATCCCCCGCATATGATAACGTTCTAGATCTCCATAACTCTTTTATAATTTGACCTAATTACATTTGCCTCTCTTGACGCTTGCCCAAATCACAAAAGGAATTGCATTCATTGTACAAGTCATTGTCTAAACACATGAATAACCAgataattattaaaaaaaaaaaactccacaTGTCACTTGATCTTAACTATGTAAATGACAGCAACATGAATAAGATTTTactaaaattactttttttttaaaaaaaaaaatttcatagtAGGAAGGGATGGAATTTAAGAACTTTTAAGTTTTGAGATTTGAAATTCCTAAAGTATCGTGTGCATAATCCTTTTTTCCTATCATAAGCTACACTTAGTG
It contains:
- the LOC113765455 gene encoding major allergen Pru ar 1-like, translated to MAPLTCDYEVPCSIPPARLFKAFFLDDHLITKMLPQAIKSVEIVEGDGGVGSIKLITFGEGSHYKGLKQRVDGIDKDNFTFSHTILESGAFSDKIEKVANVIKIEASADGGSICKTTSTCHLKGNTEEQIEGAKQEIKAAKETSSAMFKAVEAYLIANPDVYN